A stretch of DNA from Lepus europaeus isolate LE1 chromosome 11, mLepTim1.pri, whole genome shotgun sequence:
TAGGGAAGACTGATTTTATTCAGAATCTACTATGTGCTCAGCATTTAGTTCCATTCACTGGAGGAGAAATGCTGTTATCCACATTGTATAGCTAAAAAAGCTAGTGTTCAGAGAGATTGAAGAGCCTTTCCTGAGTCAATTAGCTACAAAGTGGTGGCCACCCCAGCCCACATCAGATGGACTCTAAAGTCTGTACTCTTTTAACTGAAATCTAAAATGATGTTGTCTCCAGTTCTTCACCATGCCTGTTTGTAAGGCATTTAACATGTTAACACTGCTGCATTAATCATCCATTAAGAAAAATTGAATTACAGTGTTAGTCTGTCCTTCAGAACTAAGATTCTAAAGCTCCTATTACTTGGTTCTCACTTTTATGAGAGAAGTACTTAAAGCATTGCACAGCATGCATGAGTGCACGTCCGTGTGTTTAACTTAAAGGAGGCCCAGCTAAGTACCTGGTTGAGTGTTTGCAGCCCCGCAGCATTTGAAGTGGTTTTTATGATTTCCCCTAAAGTCTTTAGTTGTGTGAGGCTGAGTATAAAGCTAGATATGTTAACTCTTCAATACAGTATCTGGGGGTGACATTGTTGATTGAGGAGGGGCTAGTATTTGGAAAGTCGATACAGCTTCACAAAAATATGCATCCCATTGGCTCATCAGGATCTTACTCTACTTTTTAATATCTTAATAACATTTAAAGATCTTTTATATTTCCTGACTGTTATTATTATGCCCCCAGTGTTACATTTTCTAGCTTTATTTAGGCATTGATATAGGGTATACTATACAtatttgatgtacaatttaacaTCTGTGAAGCTTTAATATAGATGAATATATCCATTTCCCCCAAAAAATGTTatgcaatgttttatttttgaagggaaaattgaattgttttattttctgtatctaATTTATTGAAAGCAGCCTGGACAGGGACTCAGATGATGTGAATCTGGATTCTAATTTTGCCTTAACTAGCTCCATGAAATTCAGTGAGTCCCTTAATTTTTCCAGCCCTTAGGTTTCTTATCTGAAAAATGAGGGGGTTGGACTAGATGGTCCCTAAGGCCCTCTAGCTCTGAAGTGCAATAAAGCTAAGAGGACAGGCACACTTAGGGTATTGGTTTGTGTCCAAATGGTGTGACGTAAAAATGTAGACATCCCTAGTGGCTAGGTGTCAGCTGTGCTGCTGCTTCTCTACCCCGCTTTATTCAATTGGTTATCATGaaatcatttcatttcttctgaTTCCTTCCCACCCTGCCTCAAGGTCATTTGTGTCACCGTTTCCATATTATCTTACTGAAGCAACGGAATTATTCTACTTAAGaatttagggctagggcttgggtAACACCGAGAACTTGGCAAAGAGCTGGTGAGGGGGTAAAGAGACCATCAGTCGCCTGGATATTTTTGAGACAGCTTGGGCATTTTGTGGGGGGCACAGACAAGCTGTGTTGGAACTATTTCTGGACTGGGGGAAGGGAAGCAGATTGTAGTTTAATTAAAATTCTAGTCCCAACTTTGCCCATCTTCTTGCCAAGTCAGCAGCCAGCTTTTCTGTTTGTGGTTCTGGTGATTTTGCTGTGATGACATACACAGTTCCCTCAAAAATTCTTGCAGATTTGCCTCAACCATCAGTATGCTCACCAGATGCTTTAACCAGGCCTGGCACAGGGCCATCTTTTGCCTGTGTTTTTGGAGATACGTAATCCACCACTGCCAGCAttccgggggcggggtgggggggtcttgGACCGAGCTGCTGGTGAAAATTGGGCTGATTACAAATGAGAAGAGTTTCATCGCAGCATAGAGATCTTTCCAAACTGCTTCTGTTTTTCAGGTAGCTGAGTGGGATTTCTGAGAAGGGGCTGCTCTGACTGCATCTGGCCCACCATGAGGTTCTTCTTGCTTTGTGCCTACGTGTTGCTCCTAATGGTGTCCCCACTGAGGGCAGTCAGCTTTCCTGAAGATGACGAACCTCTTAATACTGTTGATTATCACTGTAAGTTGTCTAAATGACTGTCTGCTTTTCTAAGAAGGAATCtgtttgtttgcatttccagAAAAACAGTGAAATTTCATATGTCTTAAAATTGTTTTGCATATTAACTTATCTATGATCATTACCTAATGTTTGGGGAACATGGGACAGCTATGTTGGGTGTTTTCCTACAGCTACCTATATTTTGATTCTATATtttcagttaaaagaaaaataccatttgcTGGCATTCACcatctttcattcatttatattcaaGACCTTAAGAGGAGAATTTAGTTAAAACCCTTCTACAACTAGTATATACAGCTAATCAATGCTGTATATTGATTCTTCAGCTCCATAATCCTGACTGATGGTTTAGCCCATTTTTACTTGCAGATTCAAGGCAATATCCGGTTTTTAGAGGACGCCCTTCAGGCAATGAATCTCAGCACAGGCTGGACTTTCAGCTGATGTTGAAAATTCGAGACACACTTTATATTGCTGGCAGGTAATTTTCCTCTCGTTGGTTTATTAGattaaaattcttttctcttGTGGTGCTTGCATTAATGTGTCTAGTTCatgaaaaactaatatgtgaTTGTGATCAAGAATTGCAAGTAGCCAAAAATATTCACCAAGAAGAGTCAGTGTTGTATACCAAGAACAAAATGCAAAACTAAAGCCTTCAGCAGTGCTATTTTTTTACTGCCATCGAGAAATCATACACCATTCTTTTTTCCCTAAAGCAGcagggaaaaaatatttctttattcttctttaaCTTAGAATTATTCAAGCAAACATTAGAAATATGTCTATGCTAATACCAAGTAGCAGTTTGACCTATGCCTGCAGAGAAGTGTTTTCTTTGCTCCCCGATGACAGCGATATATAAAAGCATCTCACTAATGAAAAAGTACTCTTTGTTGACTTTGTTTGAGACACAGAAAGTCCAGATGATCTCCAAAACACAATAAACGCagatctgtaaaaataaaataagaagcaGCTTAACATTTTTATGCATTCACATGATATGACTTATTGCTTGGTTTCCAACAGGGATCAAGTTTATACAGTAAACTTAAATGAAATCCCCCAAACAGAAGTAATACCAAGCAAGGTGAGCAGCTATGATTGCCAAATTTATTTGCATTCACTCAGAACTTGAATGATGTCCCCTTGCCCTCCACAAATGTTCCCAGTTAAAAACTAAACTTTGGTTTCGCTTGATTAATTCAGAAGCTGACATGGCGGTCAAGACAACAGGATCGAGAAAACTGTGCTATGAAAGGCAAACATAAAGTGAGTTAAAAAGTCAGGAGCCTGCTAGATTTCACCTTTCTGTGCAATTGATACTACAGTGTCAGCATATGATATGTCTAATGTTAATGTAATTCTTACTTATTTTTAGGATGAGTGTCACAACTTTATCAAAGTATTTGTTCCAAGAAATGACGAGATGGTTTTTGTTTGTGGTACCAATGCATTCAATCCCATGTGTCGATACTATAGGGTAAGTGTCTTTTATATGGGATGCTTTTTTGATCAACTTTTGTTCTTCTTCTGGTAGCTGTTAGAGTTGAATCCTTTCTGCTCTAAACCAGTAATTTATCTGTAATGCTGTAAAAGAATAAAGGCAGAATTCCTCAAGTAGACTTTCAATACAAATAAAGCAGTATTGCCTTCAAACAGGTACGTTGAACGGATGTGACACcagctatttatttttcttttgtagttgAATACCTTAGAGTATGATGGAGAAGAAATTAGTGGCCTGGCAAGATGCCCATTTGATGCCAGACAAACCAATGTTGCCCTTTTTGCTGGTAAGAACCTTTactgtaatgaatataaatgattAATGACATTGAAGGTGAAAAAGGAATTTAAAGTAAGGGAAAAAAGTTCATAACTTCAATAGGCTCGTTGATATAGGTATTTCAAAGGCTACAGCCTatgaacaaatgttttaaaaggagGAAATTAGAAGTGAGGGTGTTTCAGTGCCTATTACAGGCGTTGTGACATGTGCCTCTCTTGTTAACTCAGCCAGTGACCCTGAATAAAATGCTAGACGATCTGATGCTTGGGTCTCCCATCTGAAAAATTGGGTGACTTCTTGGGCCAACCTGTCACAGGTTGATTATGAGCATCAAGTATATATTTAACCAAATCAGTATTGTTAACACAGGTGAAGGCACTACAAAGGGTATAACCTACTACTTAAGCTAATATACTGTGAGATGTTTATGATTATGTTACCAAAATTATAATTTTGGTTTCAGATGGGAAGCTATATTCTGCCACAGTGGCTGACTTCTTGGCCAGTGATGCTGTTATTTATCGGAGCATGGGAGATGGATCTGCCCTCCGCACAATAAAATACGATTCCAAGTGGATAAAAGGTACCTTTGAAGAGCAGTGTGATGGGCTCACTGAGAATAGTGGCATGGCCTGAGTGGGAACAGCAGCCAAGGCCACCAGGAAATTCAGTGCATGACTTGacatgagggttcttcaaaaagttcatggaaaactgaagtcaaatggtaagtttattttggtgcaaaaaaatgatttgaaatccatgcatagttgtttcataatatgtgttttccctgaggtttttgaaaaccccttgtatgaatggatttcaagtttttgtaccaaaatatacttatcttttaattccattttctgcaaacttttgaagtaccttcgtaTTGTTTCTTTAGTACAAGTACACTCTGCTTTGATTGTGAATGGGATCATTGATGGAGAATGTGGAACGTGGTAGTCAGTGTTTGTCCTGGGTGACCTCAAAAACAGAGGGAGCTCACCTCTGAGTGCGGATTTATCTGTCTCTGAATGCACACAGTCTACTTGGCTGCTTCCGTCTGCCCAGCTTAGAAAGTTAACAgttagctcaataggctaatcctctgcctgcagtgccggcgcaccgggttctagtcccagtcggggcgccggattctatcccggttgcccctcttccaggccagctctctgctgtggcccaggagtacagtggaggatggcccaagtgcttggaccctgcgccccatgggagaccaggagaagtacctggctcctggcttcagatcagcgtggtgcgctggctgcggcggccattggagggtgaaccaatggcaaaggaagacttttctctctgtgtctctctctctcactgtccactctgcctgtcaaaaaaaaaaaaaaaaaaaagaaagttaacagTGAGAGTTGATGAGTCCATATCTGTATCTGTAGACATTTTGACGTTCTTTGGCATCTAGAAACCAAGGGTTTCTAACCTCAGCATAAGAAGTTTTCTTCCCTAGTTAAATAGGTTAATGAATAAATGTGTTGAAATGAGGACCTATTCTGTAGTTCAGTTCCCTGTAGGCCTCTTTACAGTCCATTAGCTTACTTTAAAGACAATGGTTCCTCGAAGCTTGAACACACCCATATTTGGACTCCTCAAAATCGTTGGCATATCAAAGTTCTTGTTAACTTGAGGGTAACTGTGACATCTGCCAGTCATGCCCATGTCAgttgaatgggggtggggggtgggaagacTGTGTCTGTTTCTGATTGAATTATCATTTAGGAACcagtttgttttcattatttctttcagaGCCACACTTTCTTCATGCTATAGAATATGGAAACTATGTCTATTTCTTCTTTCGAGAAATTGCTGTGGAACATAATAATTTAGGCAAGGCAAGTACATGCAGCTGACTTATATTGTGCACTTTTACACTTTTACGGCGTAGAATTGAGACCACTTTGGTAGAGTTAAGGATACTCCCTTGGCAGGTTTCCCAGCATTTAATTCATGGTGCGCCGTGTACAAGGAAGTAGGTTGCTTATCACAAGAATAATTGCTGCAAAACACCTGAACGATGGTCAGAGTGGGAAGGGTGGCCTTGGGCCTtgggaaagtttctttttttttttttttttcctgtcactATAGAGCTGTGTACCCTTGAGCTGTGGAGGCTAAATTTATTCCTTAAAAATCCAaggatactccacttccactcTTTCTCGGTGTGTAAAAACAGGTTGGAAAATAGAGGCCCTTGTTCAATGTTGAGGGCTTCAGTAAAAGTCCACGTGATTGCAGCCACTTCCATGCCAAGTTTAAAGCAGCACATTTCATAAACAATAGGAGAAACAAAGTTGGAGACAAGCTACGGGAGAGGCTTTGGTCAGCGGGGCAGCCACAGAGCTCACATCTCAGGAAGCACGGTTGGCAGAACAGGAAGATGGCCCCTTCTCCTCTGGGACAGATCTTGTGTACAATTTCATCTTCTTGATCCCTAAAGTGAAGGCTGCTAGATGATCTTGAACAGGATGCCTGTCTCATTTTCGTTCTTCCCTTAAATATCAgcattttctttctgtgcctcttcTGTGTTCATAACCCCATTGCTTTGCTTTTGTCCCCGGGCAGGCTGTCTATTCCCGTGTGGCCCGCATATGTAAAAATGACATGGGTGGCTCCCAGCGGGTCCTGGAGAAACACTGGACTTCCTTTCTGAAGGCTCGGCTTAACTGCTCTGTCCCTGGGGATTCGTTTTTCTACTTTGATGTTCTGCAGTCCATTACGGACATTATACAAATCAATGGCATCCCTACTGTGGTCGGGGTGTTCACCACACAGCTCAACAGGTGAGGACGGGTGCCTGACAATCCCAGCAGTGTTCCGGGCTCGCTTGTTGGAGCCAAGCACAGGCCCATTGTCACCAGCCTCTTCCTGACGCCTCTCTCCTTTGTGTCAGCATTCCTGGCTCTGCGGTCTGTGCCTTTAGCATGGATGACATAGAGAAAGTATTCAAAGGACGGTTTAAAGAACAGAAAACTCCAGATTCTGTTTGGACGGCAGTCCCTGAAGACAAAGTACCAAAGCCAAGGTAAAGGAAAAACGCTGACAAGGGTTTTGTCTTGAACCAAACTCTCTAGTTCCTGAAAgtatccatccttccatccatcaaGAGAGCAGCTGGGCCAGCGTCTCATGCCAGGAAGGGCTTCCTCTGCTGTATCTCACACCCAGTCAGCAGCCCTAACCTGTGAGCTGCCACCCAATGCCGGGGAATGTAGCAGCCCCAAAGAATTCAGCAAAACAGCATCACTCCTCTGGTTTTGCTCACTCTCCTGCATCTCCTTGACCCCTTCTTTCAAAATGTACACTTATTCCTTGCATTCAATTTGGAGGAAGTGGATGGATAAAAGAACACTGTTTTCCTtgtaggcctggctgttgtgcaaAGCATGGCCTTGCTGAAGCCTACAGAACCTCCATCGACTTTCCAGATGAGACGCTGGCATTCATCAAATCCCACCCTCTGATGGACTCAGCTGTTCCACCCATTGCCGATGAGCCCTGGTTCACGAAGACACGGGTCAGGTGAGACGTGTGGGGAACGCTGGGCCACTCCCACCCAATGGGCCCTTTTCCCATTGCTGACCCTGCCTGACCCATCCCGCCTCCTCTGGTAGGTACCGATTGACGGCCATCGCCATTGACCGCTCTGCTGGCCCCTACCAGAACTATACAGTCATCTTTGTTGGCTCTGAAGCTGGCGTGGTACTGAAAGTTTTGGCAAAGACCAGTCCCTTCTCTCTGAATGACAGCGTATTACTGGAAGAGATTGAAGCTTACAACCATGCAAAGTAGGTGTATTTCACAAGAACACTCCCCGGTGCTGCTCAGAAATTGCCCATGTCAAGTTTATCAGTCATTTCTTTTCAGCCCTCTGAATTAGTGGTGGTTGGCAtactagaattttattttctcactgaAATAAATCCTGcggtttttttgtttggttggttttggtttcttgttttgttttgttttgttttctttctgggtCCACTAGGGCAAGGAGGGTAAACCGCtggtgaatttaaaaataattcagccCTTGTTTTTCACATGTGGAAAATGAGAACATATTAGCACCACCCTTTTTGTCTCACGGATATATTTCAGGATGCTACAGGTAGCAGACAGGGGTTATAAGCATGCACACATCGAAAATATAATACTGGTGAGACATTTTCTTCTAATCATTAATAAATAAGAGATTATTTGGAGCCATTATCACACACATGAAATAAATGAGAGAAATGGAGTAAAGGCAACTAAAAAGAAATCCAGAAACATCTGGTATGGTAAAACTTACATGCATTACAAGGTTGTCCTTCGCCTTCCCTGTAGTCTAGCCTAGCCTTCACAAATGCAATTTCCTTGAATCACTGTGACAGGAAAGCAATCTTAAAATGAAAACTCTTGTCCTGCccgaatttttaaaaaaagatttattgacttatttgaaaagcagagtaacagggagagagggaaagacagacagagagagacagagatcttccatccattgggtcactcctcagatggtcacaacagccagggatgggccaggctgaagcctagagccaggagctctatctgggtctcccaggtgggtggcaggcaggagcctgagccatcatctgctgcctcttaggattcattagcaggaagctgggttggaggtgttggagctgggactcgaaaagtactccaatatgggtgtCCCAACAAGCGGTGTAACCCACGTGCCGTAATACGTGCCCTCCGCCTGAAATTTAACAAACCATGCAGTGAAGTAGGAgatgaattttataattattgCTCTCCACACTAACTATTTGCCTGGGTTGCCACCAAGAATTCATCCCTTCAGATTTCCCAGGCTCTCTGTAATTACAAAAGCAAACCATACTTGCCTTGCACAATGCGTGTGGCTTGTGACTGACTAAACCTATGGCTTCAAAATGTATCCCACCACCTAGGTGTAATGCtgagaatgaggaagacaaaagGGTCATCTCGTTGCAGTTGGATAAAGATCACCATGCCTTGTACGTGGCATTCTCCAGCTGTGTTATCCGCATGCCCCTCAGCCGCTGTGAGCGTTATGGATCATGCAAAAAGTAGGCTAGCGTTTCTTTACTTACCCTGGGCCTTGCAGCTTGGGAATGTTTGATGACGAGACAACCCCAGTTACATTCTCTTTGGTTACCTACAGGTCTTGTATTGCATCTCGTGACCCCTACTGTGGCTGGCTGAGCCAGGGAACCTGTGGGAGAGTAACTCCAGGGATGCTGTGAGTATGCTTTGTCACATTAGTCATCAGCTATCTTCTCCAGCATTTGTAAAGTCAGAAACTTAGGAAAACTATTGATGatagtacttttctttttttgatgtggatgaaagaaaaaaaaatacatacaaactgGAGATGTGCTAAGGAAGTGAGGTTATAGACAATAATACTTAAGGAAAAGGGATGAGAAACAGCAACACTTCTGTTCTATTCTCTTAAATATTCTAATTAACAACTCTTTAGCAAAAACAGCTATTTTAGCAAGTTGTGTTGAACTGTACATGTTTGTCTCTGCCTGTTTTTACTAATCAGTCTTGTGTTCTTGGTTCTGCTCTGGTGGTCACTTGTGTTCCTATGAAGGCTGTTAACTGAAGACTTCTTTGCTTTCCATAACCACAGCGCTGGAGGCTATGAACAAGATGCAGAGTACGGCAACACAGCCCATCTAGGGGACTGCCATGGTGAGCCAGAGCCTTCCTTCCCTCCCGCCACTTCTTTTTGACCACATTTGCACGTGAACATTATTTTACAATCAGCCTTTTTAACGACTTGGGACACATATCACCTAGCCTTTAACTTAAACTTCGCAAAAGCTGAGCTGTTTCATCCTAGGGGTACATTAGAAAAgaatcttaatttttcttttccttcaccaTTTACAATTTTGTAGGAAACCTAGAGAGAGGTAGTCTAGTAGTCTAACCAGTAGGTTAACCTTTTAGTTTCTAGTCTTTTCTTTTGGCTTTTTAATTGGAGTTCataaatttttactttcttttggtTACTTTTCACTGATTACTTGTTCCTTTAATTCTTTTAGAAATTTTGCCTACTTCAACTACACCAGATTACAAAATATTTGGCGGTCCAACATCTggttagtttttttaatttttttgaattaacaaccttttctttccttcagttCAGCATTTTcagccccttctcccctccttttGTGCAGTTTGGCAGCCCTCCATTTTTCCGCTTTTACTCATAATCCCACTGATGGTACCAAAAGACTTTTTCTTACTCAGCCCTTCACCCCTGTGTAGCATGTTTACAGCTCATCATGACCGAGGCACATCCTTTAAGAAATCAAATGGGTTAACCTAGGCTGCATTCCAGCTGCACGCACGCCCACCCAAGCTTTTCTCTTTCTCGCCCGTTTGCATCGTGAATGTTCCTTCTGGCCATCCGCATTTGATGGATGGCAGGTTTTCATTATTTCCCCCTTCTCTCCTCACCTTTCCTAAGACCTAGTCAACAAATACACATTTcccaaaaatgtgtatttatgaatTTCGGAGGTCTTTTTTGAATGTTTGCAGTAACCTTGGAATCTCTGAATGTCATGGGCTCAGTGTGGAAGTGGTCTCAGTGTAGAGAAAGCTTCAGTCAGTTGAAGCTGTTATGATGTGTTAAGATGATCCGTGGGCTCTCCATGcccctctgtctgtatctcttttGGAGCCTCCATCCGAGACTGTTACCCAGTCTGGATTAAGGTCTCAAAGGTTTTAACCTAAAAGCATGTGCTTACATTTTGAGGGAAATCAACTTGATGGAAATCAGTAATGGACACACTAAGAGGTGAATTTAACTCCCTCCCGGTCCTGTTGCTGCTCCTGAAACTGGCCAGCAGACCCATTTCTCAGTATGGAGAAAAGAATGGCGTACCTTGTATATCCAGACATCCTCGGGCAGGGTGTGATTGTCATTGCTCTCACATGAGTTGCTGCTACGCCTTTGAGAGACACTCCCAGGGCATTCTGGAAGTCACAGAGAATGGCTGCCCATGCTACAGTGCTTCGGTGCAGAGGGTAGGCCCTCAGAGCAGTGAGACATCTACAAATGGACAGGAGGCCCATGTTGAAGCTGAGTAAACCTCCGAGGCAGAACTGGCTTATCACTTCCAGACCCAAGGGTTGACAGGGATTTAGCCAGTTATTTCCTGATGAGGGTACAGTAGTGCTTCCCCAGTGAAGGAAATAAAGTTTCTAAGAATCCGTGGAAGAGCTTTTTAAAACACACATGCAAGAAAGGATACTGTCACACAAGAGGATGAAATACGAGTCATTTATTGGCTTTGGGATTTAAGTTAGCTTTTCCCGTATGTGTCATTAATAACCACAGAAGCTTCAGTAGGAATGTTTGGAGTAGTGTTGCAGTTTGCTTAATGTCTTTACAGttaatttttagcttttattcttCCC
This window harbors:
- the SEMA6D gene encoding semaphorin-6D isoform X8: MRFFLLCAYVLLLMVSPLRAVSFPEDDEPLNTVDYHYSRQYPVFRGRPSGNESQHRLDFQLMLKIRDTLYIAGRDQVYTVNLNEIPQTEVIPSKKLTWRSRQQDRENCAMKGKHKDECHNFIKVFVPRNDEMVFVCGTNAFNPMCRYYRLNTLEYDGEEISGLARCPFDARQTNVALFADGKLYSATVADFLASDAVIYRSMGDGSALRTIKYDSKWIKEPHFLHAIEYGNYVYFFFREIAVEHNNLGKAVYSRVARICKNDMGGSQRVLEKHWTSFLKARLNCSVPGDSFFYFDVLQSITDIIQINGIPTVVGVFTTQLNSIPGSAVCAFSMDDIEKVFKGRFKEQKTPDSVWTAVPEDKVPKPRPGCCAKHGLAEAYRTSIDFPDETLAFIKSHPLMDSAVPPIADEPWFTKTRVRYRLTAIAIDRSAGPYQNYTVIFVGSEAGVVLKVLAKTSPFSLNDSVLLEEIEAYNHAKCNAENEEDKRVISLQLDKDHHALYVAFSSCVIRMPLSRCERYGSCKKSCIASRDPYCGWLSQGTCGRVTPGMLAGGYEQDAEYGNTAHLGDCHDMEVFSSSVTTMASIPEITPKVSDTWRPKLTSSRKFVVQDDPNTSDFTDPLSGVRWEVQSGESNQMVHMNVLITCVFAAFVLGAFIAGVAVYCYRDMFVRKNRKIHKDAESAQSCTDSSGSFAKLNGLFDSPVKEYQQNIDSPKLYSNLLTSRKELPPSGDTKSMVMDHRGQPPELAALPTPESTPVLHQKTLQAMKSHSDKAHSHGASRKETPQFFPSSPPPHSPLSHGHIPSAIVLPNATHDYNTSFSNSNAHKAEKKLQHVDHPLTKSSSKRDHRRSVDSRNTLNDLLKHLNDPNSNPKAIMGDIQMAHQTLMLDPVGPMSEVPPKVPNREASLYSPPSTLPRNSPTKRVDVPTTPGVPMTSLERQRGYHKNSSQRHSISAMPKNLTSPNGVLLSRQPSVNRGGYMATPTGAKVDYIQGTPVSVHLQPSLSRQSSYTSTGTLPRTGLKRTPSLKPDVPPKPAFVPQTTPVRPLNKYTY
- the SEMA6D gene encoding semaphorin-6D isoform X1 encodes the protein MRFFLLCAYVLLLMVSPLRAVSFPEDDEPLNTVDYHYSRQYPVFRGRPSGNESQHRLDFQLMLKIRDTLYIAGRDQVYTVNLNEIPQTEVIPSKKLTWRSRQQDRENCAMKGKHKDECHNFIKVFVPRNDEMVFVCGTNAFNPMCRYYRLNTLEYDGEEISGLARCPFDARQTNVALFADGKLYSATVADFLASDAVIYRSMGDGSALRTIKYDSKWIKEPHFLHAIEYGNYVYFFFREIAVEHNNLGKAVYSRVARICKNDMGGSQRVLEKHWTSFLKARLNCSVPGDSFFYFDVLQSITDIIQINGIPTVVGVFTTQLNSIPGSAVCAFSMDDIEKVFKGRFKEQKTPDSVWTAVPEDKVPKPRPGCCAKHGLAEAYRTSIDFPDETLAFIKSHPLMDSAVPPIADEPWFTKTRVRYRLTAIAIDRSAGPYQNYTVIFVGSEAGVVLKVLAKTSPFSLNDSVLLEEIEAYNHAKCNAENEEDKRVISLQLDKDHHALYVAFSSCVIRMPLSRCERYGSCKKSCIASRDPYCGWLSQGTCGRVTPGMLLLTEDFFAFHNHSAGGYEQDAEYGNTAHLGDCHEILPTSTTPDYKIFGGPTSDMEVFSSSVTTMASIPEITPKVSDTWRPKLTSSRKFVVQDDPNTSDFTDPLSGIPKGVRWEVQSGESNQMVHMNVLITCVFAAFVLGAFIAGVAVYCYRDMFVRKNRKIHKDAESAQSCTDSSGSFAKLNGLFDSPVKEYQQNIDSPKLYSNLLTSRKELPPSGDTKSMVMDHRGQPPELAALPTPESTPVLHQKTLQAMKSHSDKAHSHGASRKETPQFFPSSPPPHSPLSHGHIPSAIVLPNATHDYNTSFSNSNAHKAEKKLQHVDHPLTKSSSKRDHRRSVDSRNTLNDLLKHLNDPNSNPKAIMGDIQMAHQTLMLDPVGPMSEVPPKVPNREASLYSPPSTLPRNSPTKRVDVPTTPGVPMTSLERQRGYHKNSSQRHSISAMPKNLTSPNGVLLSRQPSVNRGGYMATPTGAKVDYIQGTPVSVHLQPSLSRQSSYTSTGTLPRTGLKRTPSLKPDVPPKPAFVPQTTPVRPLNKYTY
- the SEMA6D gene encoding semaphorin-6D isoform X3, which produces MRFFLLCAYVLLLMVSPLRAVSFPEDDEPLNTVDYHYSRQYPVFRGRPSGNESQHRLDFQLMLKIRDTLYIAGRDQVYTVNLNEIPQTEVIPSKKLTWRSRQQDRENCAMKGKHKDECHNFIKVFVPRNDEMVFVCGTNAFNPMCRYYRLNTLEYDGEEISGLARCPFDARQTNVALFADGKLYSATVADFLASDAVIYRSMGDGSALRTIKYDSKWIKEPHFLHAIEYGNYVYFFFREIAVEHNNLGKAVYSRVARICKNDMGGSQRVLEKHWTSFLKARLNCSVPGDSFFYFDVLQSITDIIQINGIPTVVGVFTTQLNSIPGSAVCAFSMDDIEKVFKGRFKEQKTPDSVWTAVPEDKVPKPRPGCCAKHGLAEAYRTSIDFPDETLAFIKSHPLMDSAVPPIADEPWFTKTRVRYRLTAIAIDRSAGPYQNYTVIFVGSEAGVVLKVLAKTSPFSLNDSVLLEEIEAYNHAKCNAENEEDKRVISLQLDKDHHALYVAFSSCVIRMPLSRCERYGSCKKSCIASRDPYCGWLSQGTCGRVTPGMLLLTEDFFAFHNHSAGGYEQDAEYGNTAHLGDCHEILPTSTTPDYKIFGGPTSDMEVFSSSVTTMASIPEITPKVSDTWRPKLTSSRKFVVQDDPNTSDFTDPLSGVRWEVQSGESNQMVHMNVLITCVFAAFVLGAFIAGVAVYCYRDMFVRKNRKIHKDAESAQSCTDSSGSFAKLNGLFDSPVKEYQQNIDSPKLYSNLLTSRKELPPSGDTKSMVMDHRGQPPELAALPTPESTPVLHQKTLQAMKSHSDKAHSHGASRKETPQFFPSSPPPHSPLSHGHIPSAIVLPNATHDYNTSFSNSNAHKAEKKLQHVDHPLTKSSSKRDHRRSVDSRNTLNDLLKHLNDPNSNPKAIMGDIQMAHQTLMLDPVGPMSEVPPKVPNREASLYSPPSTLPRNSPTKRVDVPTTPGVPMTSLERQRGYHKNSSQRHSISAMPKNLTSPNGVLLSRQPSVNRGGYMATPTGAKVDYIQGTPVSVHLQPSLSRQSSYTSTGTLPRTGLKRTPSLKPDVPPKPAFVPQTTPVRPLNKYTY
- the SEMA6D gene encoding semaphorin-6D isoform X9, which produces MRFFLLCAYVLLLMVSPLRAVSFPEDDEPLNTVDYHYSRQYPVFRGRPSGNESQHRLDFQLMLKIRDTLYIAGRDQVYTVNLNEIPQTEVIPSKKLTWRSRQQDRENCAMKGKHKDECHNFIKVFVPRNDEMVFVCGTNAFNPMCRYYRLNTLEYDGEEISGLARCPFDARQTNVALFADGKLYSATVADFLASDAVIYRSMGDGSALRTIKYDSKWIKEPHFLHAIEYGNYVYFFFREIAVEHNNLGKAVYSRVARICKNDMGGSQRVLEKHWTSFLKARLNCSVPGDSFFYFDVLQSITDIIQINGIPTVVGVFTTQLNSIPGSAVCAFSMDDIEKVFKGRFKEQKTPDSVWTAVPEDKVPKPRPGCCAKHGLAEAYRTSIDFPDETLAFIKSHPLMDSAVPPIADEPWFTKTRVRYRLTAIAIDRSAGPYQNYTVIFVGSEAGVVLKVLAKTSPFSLNDSVLLEEIEAYNHAKCNAENEEDKRVISLQLDKDHHALYVAFSSCVIRMPLSRCERYGSCKKSCIASRDPYCGWLSQGTCGRVTPGMLLLTEDFFAFHNHSAGGYEQDAEYGNTAHLGDCHEILPTSTTPDYKIFGGPTSGVRWEVQSGESNQMVHMNVLITCVFAAFVLGAFIAGVAVYCYRDMFVRKNRKIHKDAESAQSCTDSSGSFAKLNGLFDSPVKEYQQNIDSPKLYSNLLTSRKELPPSGDTKSMVMDHRGQPPELAALPTPESTPVLHQKTLQAMKSHSDKAHSHGASRKETPQFFPSSPPPHSPLSHGHIPSAIVLPNATHDYNTSFSNSNAHKAEKKLQHVDHPLTKSSSKRDHRRSVDSRNTLNDLLKHLNDPNSNPKAIMGDIQMAHQTLMLDPVGPMSEVPPKVPNREASLYSPPSTLPRNSPTKRVDVPTTPGVPMTSLERQRGYHKNSSQRHSISAMPKNLTSPNGVLLSRQPSVNRGGYMATPTGAKVDYIQGTPVSVHLQPSLSRQSSYTSTGTLPRTGLKRTPSLKPDVPPKPAFVPQTTPVRPLNKYTY